One window from the genome of Nicotiana tomentosiformis chromosome 5, ASM39032v3, whole genome shotgun sequence encodes:
- the LOC138892980 gene encoding uncharacterized protein, with the protein MPKEKRCQRQCTANNLRKWEKNAKAKKWLVCGLGPNEYSRIQSCTTAKEIWDTLQVAHKGTPQVKRSRGTLLYSQYENFTMKEGETIQDMIIPEEDRVEKILTRVLPVTWDSKITAIQESKNIATLPLDELIVNLIYYELRRQTMKIDVPKKERSLALRITEGSDLEDDEVSMITKDFKKYLRRGTGPSRSGSYSKSKVSERQTNGGCYKCGKTDHHIKNCPQWEIEWKKERAEQRNRKKEQVQPKKSNNKGPTKAMVTACRESSDDDDDGDEKALMAIGESDEETEVQVKGSSQIWYMDSGCSKHIIGSKNQFLSLEDLKGGNVSFGNGNKCEIIGVGKEHDDEAIGLVRNSNETIAQTKAALEEGTGDGTCPSTRAT; encoded by the exons atgccgaaggaAAAGAGGTGCCAAAGACAATGCACTGCTAACAacttgaggaaatgggagaaaaatgctaaagccaagaaatggcttgtttgtggactcggtccaaatgagtacagtagaatccaaagttgtaccactgctaaggAAATCTGGGACACTTTACAAGTGGCCCATaaaggaacacctcaagtgaagaggtccagaggaactctactatattctcaatatgagaactttaccatgaaggaaggggaaaccatTCAAGAtat gattattcctgaagaagatagagttgagaagattttgacaagggttcttCCTGTTACTTGGGAtagcaaaatcactgccattcaggaGTCAAAGAACATAGCCACTCTCCCATTGGATGAGTTAATTGTAAATCTCATTTattatgaacttaggagacaaaccatgaaaatcgatgtacctaagaaggaaaggagcctggcactcagaatcactgaaggttctgatctagaagatgatgaagtGTCTATGATCACCAAGGATTTCAAGAAGTACTTGAGAAGAGGAACGggtccttcaagaagtggaagctatagTAAATCAAAAGTTTCTGAGAGGCAAACCAATGgtggatgctacaagtgtggaaagactgatcaccacatcaaaaactgTCCCCAATGGGAAATTgagtggaagaaggaaagagctgaacaaaggaacaggaagaaggaacaagttcaacccaagaaaagcaacaacaaaggACCAACCAAGGCTATGGTCACTGCTTGtagagaaagctcagatgatgatgatgatggagatgaaaaagcacttatggccattggagaatctgatgaagaaactgag gttcaagtgaaggggagcagtcaaatatggtacatggatagtggttgctcaaAGCATATAataggaagcaagaaccagttcctttcacttgaggacctcaaaggaggaAATGTCTCATTTGGAAATGGGAATAaatgtgagatcattggggttggaaag gaacatgatgatgaagcaattgggctggtaagaaactcaaatgaaaccataGCCCAGACTAAAGCTGCACTAGAGGAAGGAACAGGAGATGGAACATGTCCTTCCACCAGGGCAACATGA